One Clavibacter zhangzhiyongii genomic region harbors:
- a CDS encoding type II secretion system F family protein: MVRVTATESWGAVLGFMAGLGLWTMLGAVPRFRRARLLDRVAPHVLDVSEGARRHLAVTTVHPLPVLGTLGAPAVIPLRQGLARVLGGTERIAQLLAQSGSGDDVERYRSRQLVGLVLGTAAGAVLAVVAGGAALLGGGLPQTQIVAIPVVAGIAGLVACDRVLERAAKRRLARISAELPTVLEFLALNLAAGEGLLDALRRVARVGCGELAGELGRVVADVGTGIPVARAFEDLARRLALPAVSRLVDQLAGSLERGTPLAEVLRAQAQDAREVAKRELLESAGRKEVGMLVPLVFLILPLTIVFALFPGILVLQLGL; this comes from the coding sequence GTGGTTCGCGTGACGGCGACGGAGTCGTGGGGCGCCGTCCTGGGGTTCATGGCCGGACTCGGGCTCTGGACCATGCTCGGCGCCGTCCCCAGGTTCCGGCGGGCGCGCCTGCTCGACCGCGTCGCCCCGCACGTGCTCGACGTGTCCGAGGGCGCCCGGCGGCACCTCGCCGTGACTACAGTGCACCCGCTGCCCGTGCTCGGCACGCTCGGGGCGCCGGCCGTGATCCCGCTGCGGCAGGGGCTCGCCCGCGTGCTCGGCGGCACGGAGAGGATCGCGCAGCTGCTCGCCCAGTCCGGATCCGGGGATGACGTCGAGCGGTACCGGTCGCGCCAGCTCGTGGGGCTCGTCCTCGGAACGGCCGCGGGCGCGGTCCTCGCGGTAGTGGCCGGCGGTGCCGCGCTCCTCGGCGGCGGGCTCCCGCAGACGCAGATCGTGGCGATCCCGGTGGTGGCGGGCATCGCCGGGCTCGTGGCGTGCGATCGGGTGCTCGAGCGGGCGGCGAAGCGGAGGCTGGCGCGCATCTCGGCCGAGCTGCCCACGGTGCTCGAGTTCCTCGCGCTGAACCTCGCCGCCGGAGAGGGGCTGCTCGATGCGCTCCGCCGCGTCGCGCGCGTCGGATGCGGGGAGCTCGCGGGGGAGCTGGGGCGCGTCGTCGCCGACGTCGGCACGGGCATCCCCGTCGCCCGCGCCTTCGAGGACCTCGCCCGCCGGCTCGCCCTCCCCGCCGTCTCGCGCCTCGTCGACCAGCTGGCGGGATCCCTCGAGCGCGGCACCCCGCTGGCGGAGGTGCTCCGGGCCCAGGCGCAGGACGCCCGCGAGGTCGCCAAGCGCGAGCTGCTCGAGAGCGCCGGCCGCAAGGAGGTCGGGATGCTCGTGCCCCTGGTGTTCCTGATCCTGCCGCTCACCATCGTCTTCGCCCTGTTCCCCGGGATCCTCGTCCTCCAGCTCGGGCTGTAG